In Chloracidobacterium sp., the following proteins share a genomic window:
- a CDS encoding alkaline phosphatase family protein codes for MMFLRSRSLLAWLFLLVFVSAAGAQGVKRLVVMKIDGLPGYLVDKYVKETDPVTGKSQLPWIEEAFYKNGTRLDNFYTRGMSLSGPSWSTIDTGQRLHIKGNVEYDRYTLHSYDYLNFVPFFIDFGLRKVADMPALEVLDQLELPILADVFPYPKRYISAQLYQRGNRWEIIGSGFVHLYPGTPSDMIDEWAMGIHFSSMTMRQNERDIVKRLIDRPEFDYMDFYDVSFDHVAHGNNDPRAQLADIKKLDRTVGRFWTAIRDSSRAAETALVLVSDHGFNSKDKTYSQGYNIVKLLNKRTAGGHHVITKRRLMLDYDVKALYPFTPLIRTASDESIYLKGQSKNYPTALFDFDGNERASVQLRNSDLNVLHILLQQLKSGGLKPEVRRAATATLFDLIDRHRADWEATVREMSEELDALGRTTDAKEKLTAEFIAKIDPMAKKPGEDVQGRRMTAQNKIARREEADYRNYLATLNGLLSLKKDSFEPKDVKIETLIAPGAMGDHNSIYQLQNYVVGPSQNGLVLDQDGRMDMLASFQHVNYFDLFTSQTVRNNVQAEVGNRPIDFVATTIPLNAFGNALSGDLRSDADPIWLYADRDRQALLLTRNDEGRSIKYVPIADLRADVNGSITFDTRDWAAGLPLKIIEDPALNIAEQNKAAWLTQWHTEIEWLRAVHRTKYSNAIIGLNEQLGKHSLFDDVEGLTADHRLVRRFRERQRHLAETDMLIMASNHWNFDVKGFNPGGNHGSFFRVSTNSTFMIAGGETSGIPRGLRVDEPYDNLSVLPTLLSLMGRIDDKNRPDPALTALGFRRFPGRVITEIVGQRSSTSSNLKGQIDVAGQR; via the coding sequence ATGATGTTCCTAAGATCGAGATCTCTTCTGGCATGGCTATTCCTGCTCGTCTTTGTATCGGCGGCCGGAGCACAGGGCGTCAAGCGGCTGGTCGTTATGAAGATCGACGGCCTTCCGGGTTATCTTGTTGACAAATATGTCAAGGAGACCGATCCGGTGACCGGCAAGTCGCAGTTGCCATGGATCGAGGAGGCCTTTTATAAGAACGGCACGCGCCTGGACAATTTCTATACGCGTGGAATGAGCCTTTCGGGCCCGTCGTGGAGCACGATCGATACAGGACAGCGCCTGCATATCAAAGGGAATGTTGAATACGACCGCTACACGCTGCACTCTTACGATTACCTGAACTTTGTCCCTTTCTTCATAGACTTTGGCTTGAGGAAGGTTGCCGACATGCCGGCACTCGAAGTGTTGGACCAGCTTGAGCTGCCGATCCTCGCCGATGTTTTTCCCTACCCCAAACGTTATATCAGTGCTCAGCTCTATCAGCGCGGTAATCGTTGGGAGATCATCGGCAGCGGTTTTGTGCATCTCTATCCCGGCACGCCCAGCGATATGATCGACGAATGGGCGATGGGTATCCATTTCAGCAGCATGACTATGCGGCAAAACGAGCGGGACATCGTTAAGCGGCTGATCGATAGGCCGGAGTTTGATTATATGGACTTTTACGATGTCTCATTCGACCATGTGGCCCACGGCAATAATGATCCGAGGGCACAACTCGCAGACATCAAGAAGCTCGACCGGACGGTAGGCCGCTTTTGGACGGCAATCCGCGACTCGTCGCGAGCGGCCGAGACCGCTCTCGTTCTGGTATCTGACCACGGGTTCAACTCTAAGGATAAGACCTACAGCCAGGGCTACAACATTGTGAAGCTGCTTAATAAGCGCACCGCCGGGGGCCACCATGTGATAACAAAGCGGCGGCTGATGCTCGATTATGATGTCAAGGCCCTTTACCCGTTCACACCACTGATTAGGACAGCCTCCGACGAGTCGATCTACCTAAAAGGGCAGAGCAAGAACTATCCGACAGCCCTTTTCGATTTTGACGGCAATGAACGAGCATCCGTTCAACTTAGGAACAGCGATCTTAATGTCCTTCACATCCTGCTGCAGCAGCTTAAGAGTGGCGGCCTCAAACCGGAAGTCCGACGCGCGGCCACAGCGACGTTATTTGACCTGATCGACCGGCACCGGGCCGACTGGGAGGCGACGGTTCGTGAGATGTCGGAGGAACTGGACGCCCTCGGCCGCACGACGGATGCGAAAGAGAAATTGACCGCCGAATTTATTGCAAAGATCGATCCCATGGCCAAGAAGCCGGGTGAAGACGTCCAGGGCCGGCGAATGACCGCTCAGAACAAGATTGCCCGACGCGAAGAGGCTGATTATCGAAATTATCTTGCGACCTTGAACGGACTCCTGTCGTTGAAGAAGGACAGCTTTGAGCCCAAGGATGTCAAGATCGAGACGCTGATCGCTCCCGGAGCGATGGGCGATCACAACTCGATATATCAGCTTCAGAATTATGTTGTCGGACCATCGCAGAATGGCCTAGTGCTTGACCAGGATGGCCGCATGGACATGTTGGCCAGCTTTCAGCATGTCAACTACTTCGATCTCTTTACCTCGCAAACGGTTCGGAATAACGTGCAGGCGGAGGTGGGCAATCGACCCATTGATTTCGTCGCAACAACGATCCCGCTCAACGCTTTCGGCAATGCTTTGTCCGGCGACCTTAGGAGCGATGCCGACCCGATCTGGCTCTACGCTGACCGAGACAGGCAGGCTCTGCTTCTTACGAGAAACGATGAGGGCAGGTCGATCAAATACGTGCCGATCGCCGATCTGCGGGCTGACGTCAACGGTTCCATCACGTTCGATACGCGAGATTGGGCCGCGGGCCTGCCGCTAAAGATAATCGAGGATCCGGCACTTAACATTGCCGAGCAGAACAAGGCCGCGTGGCTGACTCAGTGGCACACTGAGATCGAATGGCTCAGAGCCGTCCACCGAACTAAGTACTCTAACGCGATCATAGGCCTTAACGAGCAGTTGGGCAAGCACTCCTTGTTCGACGACGTGGAAGGGCTGACCGCCGATCATCGTCTTGTCCGCCGCTTTCGCGAGCGACAGCGGCACCTCGCCGAGACGGACATGCTGATAATGGCCAGTAACCATTGGAATTTTGACGTCAAGGGCTTTAACCCAGGCGGCAATCATGGCTCGTTTTTCCGCGTCTCGACAAACTCGACCTTTATGATCGCAGGCGGCGAGACGTCGGGCATTCCGCGAGGGCTCAGGGTCGATGAGCCCTACGATAATCTAAGCGTTCTTCCGACCCTTCTCTCGCTGATGGGCCGCATTGACGATAAAAATCGACCCGACCCCGCCCTCACCGCGCTCGGCTTTCGCCGATTTCCGGGTAGGGTGATTACCGAGATAGTCGGTCAACGATCATCGACATCGAGCAATTTGAAGGGCCAAATCGACGTTGCGGGACAGCGATAG
- the murJ gene encoding murein biosynthesis integral membrane protein MurJ: MSDLQNVEATAEEPEELTGPTAEAIVEAEPPRQQSVARSAGIVSIAVMFSRVLGLVRETIFARYFGAGFLYDAFIVGFRIPNLLRDLFAEGALSAAFVKVFTDYQLKNSEKEAWRLASLIFNGLAVVLSVICIAGILLSPLFVKLITYNYLGDPNHYYPAEKAALATTLMQIMFPFILLVALAALAMGVLNTKGRFGIPASASTAFNIVSVVFGLGLAFWLSGGAWERSVDKITIPSDAAQWAIIGMSIGTLLGGAAQLAIQIPSLFKVGFRFSFALSFTDPGVRRVMRLMAPAIVGTGAIQIKVLVDTVVASGIDGGASWLSYAFRLMQFPIGVFGVAIGTAAIPTLSRLASEENILKFRSTLSDAMKLVFLLAIPSACGLIVLGEPIISLIYQRGEFTAFDTNMTAWALTAYSVGLAGYAAIKVLSPAFYALDDAKTPMYLSLASILVHVPTSFGMMQLLSTVGVSPERPNGFGHVGVALATSVVSIVTLVVLAFFMRRKIKRLNGRDLISAFVRIVIASAAMSAVAYTSYRLLAGYLGAKAFSTRLIEVFVPIALAGVTFLICC, from the coding sequence ATGAGCGACCTGCAAAACGTAGAGGCTACCGCTGAAGAACCAGAAGAACTGACCGGGCCGACTGCCGAGGCAATAGTCGAGGCTGAGCCGCCCAGACAGCAGAGCGTTGCGCGGTCGGCGGGAATTGTATCGATCGCGGTGATGTTCTCGCGTGTACTGGGGTTGGTGCGCGAGACGATATTTGCGCGCTACTTTGGCGCGGGTTTTCTCTACGACGCGTTCATCGTTGGATTTCGGATCCCTAATCTGCTCCGCGACCTGTTTGCCGAGGGAGCTCTGTCGGCGGCATTCGTCAAGGTCTTCACGGATTATCAGCTAAAGAACAGCGAAAAAGAGGCTTGGCGGCTAGCGAGCCTGATATTCAATGGGCTCGCGGTAGTGTTGAGCGTCATTTGTATCGCAGGTATTCTGCTCTCGCCGCTGTTCGTCAAGCTCATAACCTACAACTATCTCGGCGACCCAAACCATTACTATCCGGCCGAAAAGGCAGCATTGGCGACCACGCTGATGCAGATAATGTTCCCGTTCATACTCCTGGTCGCTCTGGCGGCGTTGGCGATGGGCGTGTTGAATACCAAAGGGCGTTTTGGCATACCTGCGTCGGCATCGACCGCTTTTAATATCGTGTCCGTCGTGTTCGGGCTGGGTCTCGCCTTTTGGCTGAGCGGTGGAGCATGGGAGCGATCGGTCGATAAGATAACGATCCCGTCGGACGCCGCACAATGGGCGATCATCGGAATGTCGATCGGGACATTGCTGGGCGGCGCGGCGCAGCTTGCGATACAGATACCGTCGCTATTCAAGGTCGGCTTCCGATTTTCTTTCGCGCTCAGCTTTACTGATCCGGGCGTTCGGCGCGTGATGCGACTGATGGCACCCGCAATCGTCGGGACAGGAGCTATTCAGATCAAGGTCTTGGTCGATACGGTGGTGGCGTCGGGCATCGACGGCGGCGCCTCCTGGCTGAGCTATGCCTTCAGGTTAATGCAATTTCCGATAGGCGTTTTTGGTGTGGCGATCGGCACGGCAGCGATACCGACTCTGTCTCGGCTTGCGTCGGAAGAGAATATTCTCAAATTCCGTTCGACGCTATCAGATGCGATGAAGCTCGTGTTTCTTCTCGCGATCCCATCGGCATGCGGCCTTATCGTGCTCGGCGAACCGATCATTTCGCTGATCTATCAGCGAGGCGAATTCACGGCGTTTGACACGAACATGACGGCTTGGGCCTTGACGGCATATTCGGTTGGGCTGGCAGGTTATGCTGCGATCAAGGTGTTGTCGCCTGCATTCTACGCTCTCGATGACGCGAAAACGCCTATGTATCTAAGCCTCGCGTCGATCCTGGTACATGTGCCGACGAGCTTTGGGATGATGCAGTTGTTGTCGACGGTTGGTGTGTCGCCTGAGCGTCCGAACGGTTTTGGCCACGTCGGTGTAGCGTTGGCGACGTCGGTCGTTTCGATCGTGACGTTGGTTGTGCTCGCCTTTTTTATGCGGCGAAAGATAAAACGGCTCAACGGCCGCGATCTAATTTCGGCGTTCGTGCGGATCGTGATCGCGTCGGCGGCGATGTCTGCGGTCGCTTACACGAGCTATCGACTGCTCGCCGGATATCTCGGTGCGAAGGCGTTCTCAACAAGGCTGATCGAAGTATTCGTGCCGATAGCGCTCGCCGGTGTCACGTTCCTCATTTGCTGCTAA
- a CDS encoding gamma carbonic anhydrase family protein encodes MTIREFGSIRPSIHESALVVDGAVVIGDVEIGEDASLWFGAVVRGDVNYVRIGARTNIQDLTVIHVSSKTHPTVIEEEVTVGHRVVLHGCHVERGCLIGIGAILMDGVRIGEQSLVGAGSLLTPGTVIPPRSLVLGSPARVKRELSDDELAYLDRSWRNYVELKTKYV; translated from the coding sequence ATGACAATCAGAGAGTTTGGGTCGATCCGGCCGAGCATTCACGAGTCAGCCCTGGTTGTTGACGGGGCAGTCGTCATCGGTGACGTCGAGATTGGCGAGGACGCGAGCCTTTGGTTTGGGGCGGTAGTGCGCGGTGATGTGAATTATGTCCGCATCGGAGCCCGTACGAACATTCAGGACCTAACCGTCATCCACGTCAGTTCAAAAACACACCCGACCGTGATCGAGGAAGAGGTCACAGTCGGCCATCGCGTCGTTTTGCACGGTTGTCACGTCGAGCGCGGCTGCCTAATCGGAATCGGAGCGATCCTGATGGACGGTGTTCGTATTGGCGAACAGTCACTAGTCGGCGCTGGCAGCCTGCTGACGCCCGGCACCGTAATCCCGCCGCGTTCGCTCGTCCTCGGCTCGCCCGCCCGCGTGAAAAGGGAACTGAGTGACGACGAACTTGCATATCTCGATAGATCGTGGCGAAATTATGTCGAGCTAAAAACAAAATACGTTTAG